One window of Pyxicephalus adspersus chromosome 4, UCB_Pads_2.0, whole genome shotgun sequence genomic DNA carries:
- the LOC140328625 gene encoding mitochondrial ubiquitin ligase activator of nfkb 1-A-like isoform X1, whose amino-acid sequence MLEGGGRFYVVCPEVLLGGMGLSGLETVCVGSSLALSSLFYYLYRRQRAAVRRIQTAPRLQVSSDLRTLMETTQEISYVALEGRVEAVGKAISSDNYHLQAVIQKQQMEEHRLFWNSLTRSWSEHVRVIYESVKEVPFQLCPLEGNEVSVLVCDPQKASDLTLQIVYERFHAASMNLGELLGHYFSGEKPTGVLELEGILPVGTILTGVGKLTLNNKGELTLQPPEDGSEYFLSLSGYEDILRQQESIASIWRGAALFFGALGTVVVCIAMYRAYQRYKKKHKRQDCLDEQQFQIPDSDEDPVDSERLCVICISRTRECVILPCGHVCCCFFCYQALPTQTCPICRCYIERVVPLFQEGKCEKKTACMNYS is encoded by the exons ATGCTGGAGGGGGGAGGGCGCTTCTATGTAGTTTGTCCTGAGGTCCTTCTAGGTGGCATGGGGCTGTCAGGCCTGGAGACTGTATGTGTGGGCTCCAGCCTGGCCCTCAGCAGCCTCTTCTATTACCTGTACCGGAGGCAGCGAGCGGCTGTCCGGCGTATCCAG ACAGCTCCCAGGCTACAGGTGAGTTCTGACCTACGGACACTTATGGAAACAACACAGGAAATTAGTTATGTTGCATTGGAAG gaAGGGTAGAAGCTGTTGGTAAAGCTATCAGTAGTGATAACTATCATCTCCAAGCTGTAATTCAGAAGCAGCAAATGGAAGAACACCGCTTGTTTTGGAACAGCTTGACAAGAAGCTG GAGTGAACATGTGCGAGTAATTTATGAGAGTGTGAAGGAAGTTCCCTTCCAGCTGTGTCCCCTGGAGGGTAATGAGGTGTCTGTTCTAGTTTGTGATCCACAGAAGGCATCTGATCTGACTCTACAGATTGTCTATGAGCGGTTTCATGCTGCCTCTATGAACCTAGGTGAGTTACTTGGGCACTACTTTAGTGGAGAAAAACCTACAGGCGTGCTGGAATTAGAGGGAATTCTGCCTGTGGGAACCATATTAACTGGAGTAGGAAAACTGACCCTTAATAATAAAGGGGAACTTACACTGCAGCCTCCTGAAGATGGATCTGAATACTTTTTATCCCTTTCTGGATATGAGGACATACTGCGTCAACAAGAATCCATAGCTTCTATATGGAGGGGAGCAGCTTTGTTCTTTGGAGCTTTGGGAACTGTTGTCGTATGCATTGCCATGTATCGAGCCTATCagagatataaaaagaaacacaaaagacAAGACTGCTTGGATGAGCAGCAATTCCAGATTCCAGACTCTGATGAGGATCCAGTGGATTCTGAAAGATTATGTGTGATTTGCATTTCCAGAACACGAGAATGTGTGATTCTGCCCTGTGGGCATGTGTGCTGCTGCTTTTTTTGTTACCAGGCTCTCCCTACCCAGACGTGTCCTATCTGCAGATGTTATATAGAAAGAGTTGTTCCTCTTTTTCAg
- the LOC140328625 gene encoding mitochondrial ubiquitin ligase activator of nfkb 1-A-like isoform X2: protein MCGLQPGPQQPLLLPVPEAASGCPAYPDSSQATGRVEAVGKAISSDNYHLQAVIQKQQMEEHRLFWNSLTRSWSEHVRVIYESVKEVPFQLCPLEGNEVSVLVCDPQKASDLTLQIVYERFHAASMNLGELLGHYFSGEKPTGVLELEGILPVGTILTGVGKLTLNNKGELTLQPPEDGSEYFLSLSGYEDILRQQESIASIWRGAALFFGALGTVVVCIAMYRAYQRYKKKHKRQDCLDEQQFQIPDSDEDPVDSERLCVICISRTRECVILPCGHVCCCFFCYQALPTQTCPICRCYIERVVPLFQEGKCEKKTACMNYS, encoded by the exons ATGTGTGGGCTCCAGCCTGGCCCTCAGCAGCCTCTTCTATTACCTGTACCGGAGGCAGCGAGCGGCTGTCCGGCGTATCCAG ACAGCTCCCAGGCTACAG gaAGGGTAGAAGCTGTTGGTAAAGCTATCAGTAGTGATAACTATCATCTCCAAGCTGTAATTCAGAAGCAGCAAATGGAAGAACACCGCTTGTTTTGGAACAGCTTGACAAGAAGCTG GAGTGAACATGTGCGAGTAATTTATGAGAGTGTGAAGGAAGTTCCCTTCCAGCTGTGTCCCCTGGAGGGTAATGAGGTGTCTGTTCTAGTTTGTGATCCACAGAAGGCATCTGATCTGACTCTACAGATTGTCTATGAGCGGTTTCATGCTGCCTCTATGAACCTAGGTGAGTTACTTGGGCACTACTTTAGTGGAGAAAAACCTACAGGCGTGCTGGAATTAGAGGGAATTCTGCCTGTGGGAACCATATTAACTGGAGTAGGAAAACTGACCCTTAATAATAAAGGGGAACTTACACTGCAGCCTCCTGAAGATGGATCTGAATACTTTTTATCCCTTTCTGGATATGAGGACATACTGCGTCAACAAGAATCCATAGCTTCTATATGGAGGGGAGCAGCTTTGTTCTTTGGAGCTTTGGGAACTGTTGTCGTATGCATTGCCATGTATCGAGCCTATCagagatataaaaagaaacacaaaagacAAGACTGCTTGGATGAGCAGCAATTCCAGATTCCAGACTCTGATGAGGATCCAGTGGATTCTGAAAGATTATGTGTGATTTGCATTTCCAGAACACGAGAATGTGTGATTCTGCCCTGTGGGCATGTGTGCTGCTGCTTTTTTTGTTACCAGGCTCTCCCTACCCAGACGTGTCCTATCTGCAGATGTTATATAGAAAGAGTTGTTCCTCTTTTTCAg
- the LOC140328625 gene encoding mitochondrial ubiquitin ligase activator of nfkb 1-A-like isoform X4 codes for MLEGGGRFYVVCPEVLLGGMGLSGLETVCVGSSLALSSLFYYLYRRQRAAVRRIQTAPRLQVSSDLRTLMETTQEISYVALEGRVEAVGKAISSDNYHLQAVIQKQQMEEHRLFWNSLTRSWSEHVRVIYESVKEVPFQLCPLEGNEVSVLVCDPQKASDLTLQIVYERFHAASMNLGG; via the exons ATGCTGGAGGGGGGAGGGCGCTTCTATGTAGTTTGTCCTGAGGTCCTTCTAGGTGGCATGGGGCTGTCAGGCCTGGAGACTGTATGTGTGGGCTCCAGCCTGGCCCTCAGCAGCCTCTTCTATTACCTGTACCGGAGGCAGCGAGCGGCTGTCCGGCGTATCCAG ACAGCTCCCAGGCTACAGGTGAGTTCTGACCTACGGACACTTATGGAAACAACACAGGAAATTAGTTATGTTGCATTGGAAG gaAGGGTAGAAGCTGTTGGTAAAGCTATCAGTAGTGATAACTATCATCTCCAAGCTGTAATTCAGAAGCAGCAAATGGAAGAACACCGCTTGTTTTGGAACAGCTTGACAAGAAGCTG GAGTGAACATGTGCGAGTAATTTATGAGAGTGTGAAGGAAGTTCCCTTCCAGCTGTGTCCCCTGGAGGGTAATGAGGTGTCTGTTCTAGTTTGTGATCCACAGAAGGCATCTGATCTGACTCTACAGATTGTCTATGAGCGGTTTCATGCTGCCTCTATGAACCTAG
- the LOC140328625 gene encoding mitochondrial ubiquitin ligase activator of nfkb 1-A-like isoform X3 — METTQEISYVALEGRVEAVGKAISSDNYHLQAVIQKQQMEEHRLFWNSLTRSWSEHVRVIYESVKEVPFQLCPLEGNEVSVLVCDPQKASDLTLQIVYERFHAASMNLGELLGHYFSGEKPTGVLELEGILPVGTILTGVGKLTLNNKGELTLQPPEDGSEYFLSLSGYEDILRQQESIASIWRGAALFFGALGTVVVCIAMYRAYQRYKKKHKRQDCLDEQQFQIPDSDEDPVDSERLCVICISRTRECVILPCGHVCCCFFCYQALPTQTCPICRCYIERVVPLFQEGKCEKKTACMNYS; from the exons ATGGAAACAACACAGGAAATTAGTTATGTTGCATTGGAAG gaAGGGTAGAAGCTGTTGGTAAAGCTATCAGTAGTGATAACTATCATCTCCAAGCTGTAATTCAGAAGCAGCAAATGGAAGAACACCGCTTGTTTTGGAACAGCTTGACAAGAAGCTG GAGTGAACATGTGCGAGTAATTTATGAGAGTGTGAAGGAAGTTCCCTTCCAGCTGTGTCCCCTGGAGGGTAATGAGGTGTCTGTTCTAGTTTGTGATCCACAGAAGGCATCTGATCTGACTCTACAGATTGTCTATGAGCGGTTTCATGCTGCCTCTATGAACCTAGGTGAGTTACTTGGGCACTACTTTAGTGGAGAAAAACCTACAGGCGTGCTGGAATTAGAGGGAATTCTGCCTGTGGGAACCATATTAACTGGAGTAGGAAAACTGACCCTTAATAATAAAGGGGAACTTACACTGCAGCCTCCTGAAGATGGATCTGAATACTTTTTATCCCTTTCTGGATATGAGGACATACTGCGTCAACAAGAATCCATAGCTTCTATATGGAGGGGAGCAGCTTTGTTCTTTGGAGCTTTGGGAACTGTTGTCGTATGCATTGCCATGTATCGAGCCTATCagagatataaaaagaaacacaaaagacAAGACTGCTTGGATGAGCAGCAATTCCAGATTCCAGACTCTGATGAGGATCCAGTGGATTCTGAAAGATTATGTGTGATTTGCATTTCCAGAACACGAGAATGTGTGATTCTGCCCTGTGGGCATGTGTGCTGCTGCTTTTTTTGTTACCAGGCTCTCCCTACCCAGACGTGTCCTATCTGCAGATGTTATATAGAAAGAGTTGTTCCTCTTTTTCAg